In the Trueperaceae bacterium genome, one interval contains:
- the xylB gene encoding xylulokinase, translated as MDELALGLDLGTTGVRVVAVDAAGKLIAEVTHDYPLLTPRPGWTEQDPAAWKTATLQAIRDLNESLPPNKVVVLGLSGQMHGMVPLDSAGNVIRPAILWNDQRTEEAVIELERAVPRPELIARTGNPAITGFHLPKLLWLRANEPEAYERTCHSLLPKDYVGYLLTGVMAAEPTDASGSNAFHLASKRWDTEVLNAIDVDPKLFPDLVASDDIIGRLASEVAQFTGLPEGLPVVAGAGDNAAAAIGLGLSNSDPSIGSVSLGTSGVIFAPLTTATPDPEGRVHLFCHADGGYHLLGVTLAAAGSLRWYRDTFVPGGEYSALIEAAASSPAGANGVTFQPYLAGERTPHMNPNLRGSFSGLSLATNKADTIRAVLEGVAFSLRDALDVMTPLAPLGRAVATGGGSRSELWLQIIADVLQLPLLRSSSDQGAAYGAALLGLQGVGLVEKAAEAARTDVENEFEPDADTYLEPLKRYRVVNG; from the coding sequence ATGGATGAGTTAGCATTGGGCCTTGATCTAGGAACCACAGGGGTGCGAGTAGTTGCTGTAGATGCAGCAGGTAAGCTCATTGCAGAGGTGACACACGACTACCCTCTCCTGACGCCACGTCCTGGTTGGACGGAGCAAGATCCAGCCGCCTGGAAAACTGCTACTTTACAAGCTATTAGGGATTTAAATGAGAGCCTGCCACCTAATAAAGTGGTAGTGCTCGGCCTCTCAGGACAAATGCATGGGATGGTACCTCTGGACTCAGCTGGCAATGTTATTCGCCCTGCCATTCTCTGGAATGACCAGCGTACTGAGGAGGCAGTGATTGAGCTCGAACGAGCAGTACCGCGCCCCGAGCTTATTGCTAGAACAGGAAATCCAGCTATAACCGGTTTCCATCTCCCCAAGCTGTTGTGGTTGCGTGCTAACGAACCAGAAGCTTACGAGCGTACGTGTCATAGTTTGTTACCCAAGGACTATGTTGGGTATTTGTTAACAGGAGTTATGGCAGCCGAACCAACTGATGCCTCCGGTAGCAATGCTTTCCATCTAGCTTCTAAACGGTGGGACACCGAAGTCCTCAACGCAATAGACGTAGACCCAAAACTATTCCCCGACCTTGTTGCTTCAGATGACATAATTGGACGTCTGGCGTCAGAGGTCGCCCAATTTACGGGTCTTCCAGAGGGCCTACCAGTTGTAGCTGGGGCTGGAGATAATGCCGCGGCAGCTATAGGCCTCGGCCTTTCTAATTCTGATCCCAGCATTGGCAGCGTAAGCCTAGGGACTTCTGGTGTAATATTTGCCCCACTAACCACAGCTACTCCTGATCCTGAAGGGCGAGTGCACCTTTTTTGCCACGCTGACGGAGGTTACCATTTGCTAGGCGTAACTCTAGCTGCTGCTGGGAGTTTGAGATGGTACCGTGATACCTTTGTTCCGGGCGGTGAATACTCAGCCCTAATCGAGGCGGCAGCTTCGAGTCCAGCTGGAGCCAATGGAGTAACTTTCCAGCCGTACTTAGCTGGCGAGCGTACGCCCCACATGAACCCTAATCTACGAGGTTCATTTTCAGGGCTAAGTCTTGCTACTAACAAAGCCGACACTATACGTGCTGTCCTTGAGGGCGTAGCTTTTAGTCTCCGAGATGCTTTGGATGTAATGACACCACTTGCACCTTTGGGGCGAGCTGTAGCTACCGGTGGTGGCAGCCGCTCTGAACTATGGCTCCAGATCATAGCTGACGTACTACAACTACCCCTTCTCCGGTCTTCCTCAGACCAAGGTGCAGCGTACGGTGCAGCTCTTTTGGGCCTTCAGGGCGTGGGCCTAGTTGAGAAAGCTGCGGAGGCAGCCCGTACTGATGTTGAAAACGAGTTCGAACCAGACGCTGACACCTACTTAGAGCCTCTTAAAAGGTATCGGGTTGTGAACGGTTAA
- a CDS encoding aldo/keto reductase, producing MEYGTVVGIDKPISRLVHGAMVLTGEDDAKEFALLDAVIEMGGNTFDTAHVYGGGSSERTIGRWMASRGNRDQVVILGKGAHHSQDRKRVTPFDITADIHDSLERFKIEDIDLYLLHRDDPSLPVGPIVEVLNEHKEAGHIHAFGGSNWSHQRIEEANAYAEANGLTPFAASSPNFSLADQVQAPWPDCISISGPSGEDARAHYLEQKTPLFTWSSLAGGFFSGRFHRDNLDEFTEYADKVCVASYCSEENFQRLDRVQELAATKGVNVIQIAVAFVLAQPLNIYALVGCYTPKEFQDNVEAMELKLTSEELEWLDLKR from the coding sequence ATGGAGTACGGTACGGTTGTCGGCATTGATAAGCCAATTTCCCGCCTCGTGCACGGAGCAATGGTGCTGACTGGCGAGGATGATGCTAAGGAATTTGCCCTTTTAGATGCTGTTATCGAGATGGGCGGTAACACATTCGACACTGCCCATGTTTATGGGGGAGGTTCATCCGAGCGTACTATCGGACGTTGGATGGCATCTCGGGGTAACCGGGATCAGGTAGTGATTTTGGGTAAGGGTGCTCACCATAGTCAGGACCGTAAGCGAGTTACACCCTTCGATATTACAGCTGACATCCATGATTCTTTGGAGCGTTTCAAAATCGAGGATATAGACCTCTATCTACTACATCGTGATGATCCTTCGCTTCCAGTGGGTCCAATTGTGGAAGTCTTGAATGAGCATAAAGAGGCAGGTCACATTCATGCTTTTGGTGGTTCAAATTGGTCACACCAGCGAATCGAGGAGGCTAACGCTTACGCCGAAGCAAACGGGCTCACACCTTTTGCAGCAAGTAGTCCCAACTTTAGCCTTGCAGATCAGGTCCAGGCCCCTTGGCCCGACTGTATAAGTATCAGTGGTCCCTCTGGTGAAGATGCCCGGGCTCACTACCTTGAACAAAAAACCCCTCTTTTTACATGGTCCAGCTTGGCTGGTGGATTTTTTTCAGGCCGTTTCCACCGTGACAATCTTGACGAGTTCACGGAGTATGCCGATAAGGTCTGTGTTGCCTCGTACTGTTCAGAGGAAAACTTTCAACGCCTAGATCGGGTTCAGGAATTAGCTGCAACAAAGGGTGTGAATGTGATTCAGATCGCAGTTGCCTTTGTACTGGCTCAACCGTTGAATATTTATGCGCTAGTCGGTTGTTATACTCCCAAAGAATTCCAAGATAATGTCGAAGCCATGGAACTTAAACTTACATCGGAGGAACTAGAGTGGTTGGATCTAAAACGATGA
- a CDS encoding isocitrate dehydrogenase (catalyzes the formation of 2-oxoglutarate from isocitrate) has translation MYEICLLPGDGVGQEIIPEARRVLENTELPLRFVDAEAGWATFETQGRSVPKETLNTIVDTDATLAGAFASPKHKVKGFFSAIRYLRRELDLYANLRPAKTRPVPGSTQGIDMLMVRENTEGIYVAQERRYGDLAIADAVITKSASSRITRIAFEQAKRRDNKLVIIHKANVLPITSGLFLETALETAKNYPEINTSDLMVDAAATKLVLDPGSFDVLVATNLFGDILSDLIAGLVGGLGLTPSANVGSENAIFEPVHGTAPDIAGQGTANPTGAILSAAMMLEHLGENNHAKLIEQSVDQVLEAGPVTSDLGGTATTREFTDAVIGAMRL, from the coding sequence ATGTACGAAATCTGTCTCCTTCCTGGTGACGGTGTTGGCCAGGAAATCATTCCCGAAGCTCGCAGGGTGCTCGAGAATACCGAGCTCCCATTACGTTTCGTTGATGCTGAAGCTGGTTGGGCCACTTTCGAAACGCAAGGAAGATCCGTACCCAAGGAGACGTTGAACACGATCGTCGATACCGACGCGACCCTAGCAGGTGCCTTCGCCAGCCCAAAACACAAAGTGAAAGGCTTTTTTAGTGCTATACGTTACCTTCGACGCGAGTTGGATTTGTATGCCAACTTAAGACCCGCCAAAACCAGACCAGTTCCAGGAAGTACCCAAGGCATCGACATGCTGATGGTCCGTGAAAACACTGAAGGAATATACGTTGCTCAAGAAAGACGTTATGGGGATTTAGCTATAGCTGATGCAGTAATAACAAAATCTGCTAGTAGCCGTATCACTCGAATAGCCTTCGAGCAAGCTAAACGTCGCGACAACAAACTTGTCATTATCCACAAAGCTAACGTGTTACCAATCACCTCAGGTCTGTTCCTTGAGACGGCTTTAGAGACAGCAAAGAACTATCCGGAGATTAATACCTCTGATCTGATGGTTGACGCTGCCGCCACAAAGTTAGTTCTAGATCCAGGAAGCTTTGACGTACTTGTTGCTACTAATCTATTTGGTGATATCCTTTCCGATCTAATAGCGGGATTAGTAGGTGGCTTAGGACTCACTCCAAGCGCTAACGTAGGTTCAGAAAATGCCATTTTTGAGCCGGTGCACGGGACAGCACCAGATATTGCAGGACAGGGAACAGCGAACCCCACAGGTGCAATCCTTTCCGCAGCAATGATGCTAGAACATTTGGGCGAAAATAATCACGCCAAGCTGATAGAGCAATCAGTAGACCAAGTCCTCGAAGCCGGACCAGTAACATCTGATTTAGGGGGAACAGCTACTACAAGGGAATTTACTGACGCTGTGATAGGCGCAATGCGACTGTGA
- the galK gene encoding galactokinase: MNPKEIVMKQFTEHFGNQPSILVRAPGRVNLIGEHTDYNDGFVLPMAINRWTWIALRARRDNHVVIHAVDLNAKGKFDLNHLVRGKGWLEYVKGIAWALQECGHELKGWDGVISSNVPAAAGLSSSAALELATARAFHAVSNFTWDPVTMALASQRAENAWVGVNCGIMDQLISATGIDGHAMLIDCRTLERVKIPLPKDSVVVVLDTGTRRGLVDSIYNQRRLDCEMAAHHLGANTLRDVTLDQLESSQGSLDSTTFSRALHVITENNRTLAAAEALNNSDPVNFGLQMNESHKSLQRNYQVSSDALDAMVSSAQRLEGCYGARMTGAGFGGAAVALVEDQKADSFICNVKDHYQKKTLLDPTIYICRASKGASEEMI, encoded by the coding sequence ATGAACCCAAAAGAAATCGTTATGAAACAGTTCACAGAGCATTTTGGTAACCAACCCTCGATACTCGTGCGCGCACCAGGTAGGGTCAATCTGATTGGTGAACACACCGATTACAATGATGGCTTCGTCCTACCGATGGCGATAAATCGGTGGACGTGGATAGCCCTCCGAGCTCGGAGGGATAATCACGTTGTCATACACGCAGTGGACCTAAACGCGAAGGGCAAGTTTGACCTAAACCACCTTGTCCGCGGAAAGGGATGGCTTGAATACGTAAAGGGAATTGCCTGGGCGCTTCAAGAGTGCGGTCATGAGCTCAAGGGTTGGGACGGTGTAATTTCCAGTAACGTTCCAGCTGCAGCTGGCCTCTCGTCCTCTGCCGCCCTCGAACTTGCAACTGCTCGTGCTTTCCATGCAGTCTCTAATTTCACTTGGGATCCAGTAACAATGGCATTAGCTAGCCAGAGGGCCGAGAATGCCTGGGTAGGAGTTAATTGCGGCATCATGGACCAACTTATCTCCGCAACGGGTATTGATGGTCACGCGATGCTAATTGATTGCCGTACACTTGAAAGAGTTAAAATCCCTCTACCAAAAGATTCGGTAGTAGTTGTACTCGATACTGGGACTAGGAGAGGTCTTGTCGATTCTATCTACAATCAACGGCGCCTTGACTGTGAAATGGCCGCTCATCACCTTGGCGCCAATACCCTGCGAGACGTTACTCTTGACCAACTAGAGAGTTCCCAGGGTAGTCTTGACTCAACTACCTTCAGTCGAGCTCTACACGTGATTACCGAAAACAACCGTACCTTAGCGGCTGCCGAAGCACTTAACAATAGCGATCCTGTAAATTTTGGTCTTCAAATGAACGAGAGTCACAAGAGTTTGCAGCGCAACTACCAAGTCTCATCTGACGCCTTAGATGCAATGGTTTCTTCAGCTCAGCGTCTAGAGGGTTGTTACGGTGCACGCATGACGGGGGCTGGTTTTGGTGGAGCAGCGGTTGCGCTGGTAGAGGACCAAAAGGCTGATTCTTTTATCTGCAACGTCAAAGATCATTACCAAAAGAAAACTCTTCTCGATCCTACAATCTATATTTGCAGGGCTAGCAAAGGAGCTTCTGAAGAGATGATTTAA
- a CDS encoding galactose-1-phosphate uridylyltransferase (catalyzes the interconversion of UDP-galactose and galactose-1-P with UDP-galactose and glucose-1-P): MKEFSPIHHPHRRRNPLTGDWVLVSPHRIQRPWRGKIEANPEKDLPHYDTSCYLCPGNERLGGSINPTYTSTFVFTNDFASLLPKSPELRFGDHELLVSETTRGTCRVICFSPHHHLTLAEFSPNDISRVVDLWVEQTEELGQEYRWVQIFENKGELMGASNPHPHGQVWAMDTLPSIAIKEDDQQRSYFSKHKSPLLLDYARLEIENGERVVSCNSTWLAVVPYWASWPFEILILPHQRPIARMNDLTTAEREDLSILLKSVLVRYDNLFKTPFAYSLGWHGAPFDGSDSSPWQVHGHAFPPLLRSASVRKFMVGFEMLGEAQRDLTPEQAAIKLKQLPETHYREEAP, translated from the coding sequence ATGAAGGAATTCTCACCAATTCACCACCCCCATCGCCGCCGAAACCCATTAACCGGAGATTGGGTACTAGTTAGTCCTCATCGAATACAGCGTCCTTGGCGAGGAAAAATCGAAGCAAACCCAGAAAAGGATCTACCTCACTACGATACGAGCTGCTACCTTTGCCCAGGCAATGAGCGCCTAGGAGGATCAATCAATCCAACCTACACCAGTACCTTTGTGTTTACTAATGACTTTGCTTCCCTCCTACCTAAATCCCCTGAATTAAGGTTCGGGGATCACGAATTGCTGGTATCTGAAACGACTCGGGGCACATGCCGCGTAATCTGCTTTTCACCGCACCATCACCTAACGTTAGCAGAGTTCTCGCCTAACGATATTTCTCGAGTTGTTGATCTTTGGGTAGAACAGACTGAAGAACTAGGACAGGAATACCGTTGGGTCCAAATCTTTGAAAATAAGGGTGAACTTATGGGAGCCTCGAACCCACACCCACATGGACAGGTTTGGGCTATGGATACACTACCTAGCATTGCCATTAAAGAGGATGATCAGCAGCGGTCCTACTTCAGTAAGCATAAATCCCCACTACTTCTCGACTACGCCCGTTTAGAAATCGAAAATGGGGAGAGAGTTGTGTCCTGCAACAGTACCTGGCTTGCCGTTGTGCCGTATTGGGCAAGCTGGCCTTTTGAAATCCTAATCTTGCCCCACCAGCGGCCAATCGCCCGCATGAACGACTTGACAACAGCCGAACGAGAGGACCTATCCATTCTTCTGAAGTCGGTACTTGTGCGTTATGACAATCTCTTCAAAACCCCCTTCGCATATTCGCTAGGTTGGCATGGAGCACCTTTTGATGGGTCTGACTCGAGCCCCTGGCAAGTGCACGGACATGCATTCCCACCTCTTTTGCGAAGTGCCAGCGTGAGAAAGTTCATGGTCGGTTTCGAAATGTTAGGTGAAGCGCAACGTGACCTCACCCCGGAACAAGCAGCAATTAAGCTAAAACAACTTCCTGAGACCCATTATCGGGAAGAAGCACCATGA
- a CDS encoding leucyl aminopeptidase: MDALVSKGTIKEFDADTLIISLFEDGILCNGPAKEIDDALSGSIKHLTTGNDFTGKLGEIAVLYPQGVIAARRVILVGLGPKEDFGLEIIRHAAAAAARRAQELGSRRLAGIVNGADIAGFEIKEIAQAIIEGSLLALYQYGPRKAAKPESFTIVESKGNQIADIKIGARAAQAIGEGVKLTRDLVNAPPNIATPTYLAEIAHAVAKLHGMNILVGDRAWITEQNLGAMLAVTQGARREPAFINLEHNPLGTKEAPIVLVGKGITFDSGGLSLKTPTGMLPMKTDMAGAGAVLGVMDAIGQLQLPVRVIALAPCTENMPDGNSYRPGDVIKASDDTLIEIVSTDAEGRMVLADALHFAKRYHPKAVIDLATLTGTAASALGRGVAASLFSNSDSLARTILNAGTTTNEKAWRMPLFDEYRHTIKSPVADIKNSGGPAGGIGTSAVFLEHFTNYPWAHLDIAGMARNSTAGPYTPAGATGYGVRLIIEWLRQGLN, from the coding sequence ATGGACGCATTAGTAAGCAAAGGAACCATAAAAGAATTCGACGCCGATACCCTTATCATCAGCCTATTCGAGGATGGGATCCTTTGTAATGGACCCGCCAAAGAAATAGATGATGCCTTGAGCGGTAGCATCAAACACCTCACTACCGGAAATGACTTTACGGGCAAACTTGGAGAAATAGCCGTTCTTTATCCACAAGGAGTCATCGCGGCGCGGCGGGTTATCCTTGTCGGGCTGGGCCCAAAAGAAGACTTCGGACTAGAAATCATCAGGCATGCAGCTGCAGCGGCTGCCAGGCGAGCTCAAGAACTTGGGAGCCGGAGACTAGCAGGAATTGTAAATGGCGCTGACATTGCTGGTTTTGAAATAAAAGAGATTGCCCAAGCAATTATCGAGGGATCGCTGCTAGCCCTTTACCAATATGGCCCCCGTAAAGCTGCGAAGCCAGAATCTTTCACTATCGTTGAAAGTAAAGGAAACCAAATTGCAGATATAAAAATCGGGGCCCGAGCCGCACAAGCGATTGGTGAGGGAGTAAAGCTGACTCGGGACCTCGTTAATGCTCCACCAAACATCGCCACCCCGACGTACTTGGCAGAAATAGCCCATGCTGTAGCTAAGTTACATGGAATGAACATACTGGTCGGCGACAGGGCATGGATCACAGAACAAAATCTGGGAGCTATGCTGGCCGTAACTCAAGGAGCTAGGCGGGAACCAGCATTTATTAACCTCGAACACAACCCATTAGGTACTAAAGAAGCCCCAATAGTACTGGTGGGAAAAGGCATCACGTTTGATAGTGGGGGACTCTCTCTAAAAACACCTACCGGCATGTTGCCCATGAAAACAGACATGGCTGGAGCCGGGGCGGTTCTTGGTGTCATGGACGCTATTGGCCAACTTCAGCTCCCTGTTCGGGTGATAGCTCTTGCTCCATGCACCGAGAATATGCCTGATGGTAACTCTTATCGACCTGGTGACGTCATCAAAGCTAGCGATGACACGTTGATTGAAATCGTTAGTACTGATGCCGAGGGTCGGATGGTCCTTGCCGATGCCCTTCATTTCGCAAAACGTTACCACCCAAAAGCGGTAATCGACCTCGCAACACTAACTGGCACGGCAGCCTCAGCTTTAGGACGAGGGGTTGCAGCTAGCCTCTTCAGCAACAGCGATTCCCTAGCACGGACGATTCTTAATGCGGGGACAACAACCAATGAGAAGGCTTGGAGAATGCCACTATTTGACGAATATCGCCACACAATCAAGTCGCCAGTTGCTGATATAAAGAACAGTGGTGGCCCAGCAGGTGGTATTGGTACTTCAGCAGTTTTTCTAGAACACTTTACTAATTACCCATGGGCACACCTCGACATCGCAGGTATGGCACGCAACTCTACTGCAGGGCCTTATACCCCAGCCGGTGCGACCGGTTATGGCGTACGCCTTATTATTGAATGGCTCAGACAAGGGCTTAACTGA
- a CDS encoding oxidoreductase, which yields MKIKRLGESDLRVTEIGLGCMSLGTNRRKATDIIHRAFDLGVTFFDTADLYDYGLNEEMVGKALRGLGDRVVIASKVGNRWRDDGSGWDWDPSKAYIRKAAELSLKRLGVDAIDLYQLHGGTVLDPIDETIEAFEELKSEGLIRFYGISSIRPNVIREYLKRSNIVTVMMQYSLLDRRPEEQVFDMLAKHGVSAIIRGPVAKGLLAYKKPTAYLTHEHQSIVTAQTALDKEAILGQSRPQVALRFVAAHPAVTTIVPGASSINQLEENVFAAATTDLTKAALDRLMTAVPASMYKEHR from the coding sequence ATGAAGATCAAACGACTTGGTGAGTCTGATTTGCGTGTTACTGAGATTGGTCTTGGGTGCATGTCGCTCGGCACTAATCGCAGAAAGGCAACCGACATTATTCACCGTGCTTTTGATTTAGGAGTAACGTTTTTTGACACTGCTGATTTGTATGATTATGGGTTGAACGAGGAAATGGTAGGTAAGGCACTTCGGGGGTTAGGGGATCGTGTGGTTATTGCTTCAAAAGTTGGCAACCGTTGGCGGGACGATGGCAGTGGTTGGGATTGGGATCCAAGCAAAGCGTACATTCGCAAGGCTGCTGAATTAAGCTTAAAGCGATTAGGAGTAGATGCGATTGACCTGTATCAGCTTCATGGTGGTACCGTCTTAGACCCGATTGATGAAACTATTGAGGCCTTCGAAGAACTTAAATCTGAAGGATTAATTAGATTCTACGGCATTTCCTCTATCCGTCCTAATGTGATTCGAGAGTACCTCAAGCGTTCAAACATCGTTACAGTCATGATGCAATACAGTTTGCTAGACCGACGGCCTGAAGAGCAGGTGTTCGATATGCTAGCCAAACATGGAGTTAGTGCAATCATACGTGGGCCGGTAGCTAAAGGGTTGTTGGCCTATAAAAAGCCGACGGCTTATCTTACGCATGAACATCAAAGTATTGTTACTGCCCAAACGGCTCTAGACAAGGAAGCGATCCTGGGGCAGAGTCGACCCCAAGTGGCTTTACGATTTGTTGCAGCTCACCCTGCAGTTACGACAATCGTTCCAGGAGCAAGCAGTATCAACCAGCTTGAGGAAAACGTGTTTGCAGCTGCGACCACAGATCTTACTAAGGCAGCCCTGGATCGGCTTATGACGGCAGTCCCAGCATCAATGTACAAGGAACATAGATAG
- a CDS encoding DNA mismatch repair protein MutT, which translates to MVQGAGGVVFDAKGMVLVLGHLDGTWVFPKGHLESGESLLAAALREVKEEAGVTAICPNPARFGVTRYVNNNGKRRMITYYRMTTEAIQPVLRESTFPKGNFLPVNQALGKLSFTEDRDLLRELK; encoded by the coding sequence ATAGTCCAAGGGGCAGGTGGTGTGGTTTTTGACGCGAAGGGTATGGTTCTTGTCCTCGGACACCTGGACGGCACCTGGGTCTTCCCCAAGGGTCACCTTGAATCTGGTGAATCACTTCTCGCAGCAGCCCTCCGTGAGGTTAAAGAAGAAGCAGGCGTGACAGCCATCTGTCCAAACCCAGCAAGGTTTGGAGTCACCCGGTATGTCAATAACAATGGAAAACGGCGTATGATCACCTACTATCGAATGACAACCGAAGCCATCCAGCCAGTATTGCGAGAATCAACTTTCCCTAAGGGGAATTTTTTACCCGTGAATCAGGCCCTAGGAAAATTATCGTTTACTGAAGACCGTGATCTACTAAGAGAACTAAAATGA
- the glyA gene encoding serine hydroxymethyltransferase (catalyzes the reaction of glycine with 5,10-methylenetetrahydrofolate to form L-serine and tetrahydrofolate) — MSLPNERAAKSPYSNEPHDEQLFSLIQGEYDRQRDGLELIASENFTSRAVMEATGSVLTNKYAEGYPGRRYYGGCHVVDQIENLALNRLKKLFGASWANVQPHSGSSANLAVYFALLEPGDTILGMDLAHGGHLTHGSPVNFSGRNYKVVGYQLSEANETIDYDQVRTLALKHRPKLIIAGASAYSRFINFSTFREIADEVGALLLADIAHVAGLVAAKLHPDPLPYAHVVTSTTHKTLRGPRSGIIFGNDIELGKRIDRTIFPGIQGGPLEHVIAAKAVAFFEALQPKFTTYAQTVIDNAKALSNALVKRGYRIVSGGTDNHMFVIDLRPQEITGKTANDRLEEANITVSKSMIPNDPEKPWVTSGIRIGTPAITTRGLTPSNMDTVAHLINKSLTTNEKESVRHEVIDLARKYPMP, encoded by the coding sequence ATGAGTTTGCCCAACGAACGAGCAGCCAAAAGCCCTTACTCTAATGAGCCTCATGACGAACAACTCTTTTCCTTAATACAAGGTGAATACGATCGCCAACGTGACGGCCTAGAACTTATTGCCTCAGAAAACTTCACTTCTCGAGCTGTCATGGAAGCTACGGGTAGCGTGCTAACCAACAAGTATGCAGAAGGCTACCCTGGGCGCCGTTATTACGGTGGTTGCCATGTCGTCGACCAAATTGAAAACCTTGCGCTGAATCGACTTAAAAAACTATTTGGCGCTTCATGGGCAAATGTACAGCCACACTCAGGCTCCTCAGCCAATTTGGCGGTGTACTTCGCTCTACTTGAACCAGGAGACACAATTCTCGGCATGGATCTGGCTCACGGAGGCCACTTAACTCATGGATCCCCAGTTAACTTCTCAGGCCGAAACTACAAAGTTGTTGGATACCAACTATCTGAAGCAAATGAAACGATTGACTACGACCAGGTTCGCACGCTTGCACTTAAGCATCGCCCAAAACTAATCATCGCAGGAGCATCTGCTTACAGCCGGTTTATAAACTTCTCTACCTTTCGGGAGATAGCTGACGAAGTTGGCGCACTATTATTGGCTGATATTGCCCATGTTGCCGGCCTTGTAGCTGCAAAACTACACCCTGATCCACTGCCATATGCACACGTAGTAACCAGCACAACCCATAAAACACTCCGGGGCCCACGCAGTGGAATCATATTTGGAAACGATATTGAACTTGGAAAACGCATCGATCGGACAATCTTCCCAGGTATCCAGGGAGGCCCACTAGAGCACGTCATAGCTGCTAAAGCAGTAGCCTTCTTCGAAGCTTTGCAGCCCAAGTTCACAACTTATGCTCAGACAGTAATTGATAACGCCAAGGCGCTATCTAACGCCTTGGTTAAGAGGGGCTATCGCATTGTATCAGGCGGCACAGATAATCACATGTTCGTAATCGACCTACGCCCACAAGAGATTACAGGAAAAACCGCGAATGACCGACTCGAAGAAGCCAACATCACAGTTAGCAAGAGCATGATCCCGAATGACCCTGAAAAACCATGGGTAACCTCGGGCATACGGATTGGAACGCCAGCAATCACAACCCGTGGCTTAACACCATCTAACATGGATACTGTTGCCCACCTAATTAATAAGTCGCTCACAACAAACGAAAAAGAATCGGTGCGACATGAAGTTATAGACTTAGCTCGTAAATACCCTATGCCGTGA
- a CDS encoding dTDP-4-rhamnose reductase — translation MQAESAGRVLLTGGSGRLGRELSRHLEMTTPPRSELDLTKSDTIVKSIERYKPDLVVHAAAYTDVRGAERERQACWAVNVAGTTSLVRELVPRKIPLVHISSDYVFYGDRGHYLENDQPGPARNHYGLSKLVAEEVVRVHQNALVIRTSFRPRQWTYPIAFDDVYTSQDYVDVIGPDIALAIRYFDSVPFNTLHIATERKSVFELAQRRKPDVVRGSRASAGVDLPEDISLDISRWQALREKLIS, via the coding sequence ATGCAAGCGGAATCCGCAGGGCGCGTTCTATTAACAGGGGGGAGTGGACGCCTAGGGCGAGAACTATCACGACATCTTGAAATGACCACACCACCTCGCTCTGAATTGGATCTCACCAAATCGGACACGATAGTAAAATCCATAGAACGATATAAACCTGATCTTGTTGTTCATGCAGCAGCCTATACTGATGTCCGTGGGGCAGAAAGGGAACGACAAGCCTGCTGGGCTGTCAACGTTGCCGGAACGACTTCCCTAGTCCGCGAGCTTGTTCCACGAAAAATTCCCCTTGTGCACATTTCTTCCGATTACGTATTCTACGGCGACCGGGGTCACTATCTCGAGAACGACCAGCCTGGTCCTGCTAGAAACCACTACGGTCTTTCTAAACTCGTTGCTGAGGAAGTCGTAAGGGTCCACCAGAATGCCCTAGTTATACGCACCAGCTTCCGGCCCCGCCAATGGACTTACCCGATAGCCTTCGATGATGTCTACACTTCGCAGGACTATGTAGACGTGATTGGCCCTGACATAGCTCTGGCGATTAGATACTTCGACTCTGTCCCATTCAACACCCTCCATATAGCTACTGAACGAAAAAGTGTGTTCGAGTTGGCCCAACGTAGGAAGCCTGATGTGGTACGGGGATCGCGCGCGAGTGCTGGCGTTGATCTTCCTGAGGATATATCGCTCGACATTTCACGCTGGCAGGCCCTACGGGAGAAACTAATTTCGTGA